In Desulfatirhabdium butyrativorans DSM 18734, a genomic segment contains:
- a CDS encoding SGNH/GDSL hydrolase family protein, protein MKRLFLVVLSTLTAFCIAEAISRLLPWKPEPAIRIYDPKTGFRLRPGMSGTWVHENPGKFSINSFGFRDVEWRIPKEKEYRVAVLGDSFVEALQLDPEFTFPKIIEKHLGNIEMMNFGISGQGQVEELLTYRYDVRPFRPDMVIVCFFPGNDVIDNWRRSTPSRLFPIYVAPDANGVSVIPSPGAAQFAWIRRMMDWTQYHFSLARRVLDVRRELYFRKQEIFTEPGLWKGAFGNPDGAIPDFDKMWDLTEKLFLQLYRDTTMDIGDNRRFLVVCLTEGVQVHSDQRAAFMKKFPNLDPDYSQKRLETFCKTHGIPFLALSPDMIAFNKATGRLLHGFGGKGNGHFNQDGHRVAAEAISRRLKTILP, encoded by the coding sequence ATGAAGCGGCTGTTTCTTGTTGTCTTGAGTACATTGACAGCATTTTGTATTGCCGAGGCGATCAGTCGCCTGTTGCCCTGGAAACCAGAGCCAGCGATCCGAATCTATGATCCCAAAACGGGTTTCCGCCTTCGACCCGGCATGAGCGGGACGTGGGTCCATGAAAATCCGGGCAAGTTTTCGATCAATTCCTTTGGCTTTCGGGATGTTGAATGGCGGATTCCTAAAGAAAAGGAATACCGCGTTGCCGTACTGGGAGACTCATTTGTCGAGGCGCTGCAGCTCGATCCTGAATTCACTTTCCCGAAGATCATCGAGAAACATCTCGGCAATATCGAGATGATGAATTTTGGGATCAGCGGGCAGGGACAGGTCGAGGAGTTGCTGACATACCGCTATGATGTCAGGCCCTTCCGGCCGGATATGGTGATCGTCTGTTTTTTCCCCGGAAACGATGTCATCGATAACTGGAGGAGGAGCACCCCCTCTCGTCTATTCCCGATCTATGTTGCACCGGATGCAAACGGCGTTTCCGTCATCCCTTCTCCAGGCGCCGCACAATTTGCCTGGATTCGCCGGATGATGGATTGGACACAATACCACTTTTCCCTTGCCAGGCGCGTTCTGGATGTGCGCCGGGAGCTGTACTTTCGCAAACAGGAGATTTTCACCGAACCGGGTTTATGGAAAGGTGCTTTCGGAAACCCGGATGGCGCGATCCCGGATTTCGATAAAATGTGGGATTTGACTGAAAAGCTTTTCCTGCAGTTGTACCGGGACACCACAATGGATATCGGAGACAACCGCAGATTTCTGGTTGTCTGTCTGACAGAAGGGGTTCAGGTCCACAGCGATCAGCGAGCAGCCTTTATGAAAAAATTCCCGAATCTGGATCCGGACTATTCGCAAAAACGCCTCGAAACCTTCTGCAAAACCCACGGAATTCCATTTCTGGCGCTTTCGCCGGATATGATCGCATTCAACAAGGCAACGGGCCGATTGCTCCATGGCTTTGGCGGCAAAGGGAACGGCCATTTCAATCAGGATGGTCATCGGGTTGCGGCAGAAGCAATTTCCAGGCGGTTGAAAACCATTCTTCCCTGA
- a CDS encoding SH3 domain-containing protein, translating to MKKSILIAMAVLFSGILVLQSVSIAHPPRPYPPPPPPPIGPPPPPLPPPIGPPIPPPRLLVPDIVIVGPPVVFSGRVTITRGSLNVRSGPGPQHPVVGVVHRGNILEIHGKAPGWLYVMFLPGHYGWVSEIYTIEVP from the coding sequence ATGAAAAAATCGATTCTGATTGCAATGGCTGTTCTTTTCAGCGGAATTTTGGTTCTGCAAAGCGTATCCATAGCGCATCCGCCACGGCCCTATCCGCCCCCGCCGCCGCCACCCATAGGCCCACCACCACCGCCTCTTCCCCCGCCGATCGGGCCTCCCATTCCGCCGCCAAGGCTTCTTGTACCCGATATCGTTATTGTTGGCCCGCCGGTAGTGTTCAGCGGCAGGGTGACGATCACCAGGGGTTCCCTGAATGTCCGATCCGGGCCGGGGCCGCAACATCCGGTTGTTGGTGTCGTTCATCGGGGAAACATTCTGGAAATCCACGGAAAAGCCCCGGGTTGGCTCTATGTGATGTTCCTTCCCGGACATTATGGATGGGTCAGCGAAATCTATACCATCGAAGTTCCTTAA